The Daucus carota subsp. sativus chromosome 7, DH1 v3.0, whole genome shotgun sequence genome window below encodes:
- the LOC108195691 gene encoding F-box/FBD/LRR-repeat protein At1g13570-like: MSGVCRSLDDDRLSNLPLALKHIILNRLPIHDAARTCVLSKAWRETWTTQPCLALNMLFYVRVIHNKNQEAAQLSAFSAAVDKILSVRTDPISDFQMFIPPKLHSHHIHHWIHLLPKEDVRVLKLDNSQNYACLPPSYLYDFANLKELGLFKWRLSPPPQSRCFSNLVSVDLISVSIFAPVSFGTHLQVLKLHGCTGIEHLVFIYFNNLKTLIIDFIQSKSVNLIRLLSNCTRINILVLNDFLLEILGPDPFTVKTHATKMVNLKTLDFCVLSFILLRISNCLCLIRNLPNLQKLRVTLDFKETRSNSVDSAIESYLEALDWEDVVLSKLQIVQIHGVIGVRSELQFSKILLASSPSLKEISVFCNREITSFNEKMRIKQEFLQLPKKSQQAQLLWHDWLL; encoded by the exons ATGTCGGGTGTGTGCCGGTCACTTGATGATGATAGGTTGAGCAACTTGCCCTTGGCACTGAAACATATCATCCTAAATCGTCTGCCGATTCATGATGCCGCAAGAACATGTGTTTTGTCGAAAGCTTGGAGGGAAACATGGACAACGCAGCCCTGCCTAGCTCTTAATATGTTGTTTTATGTGCGAGTGATTCATAACAAAAACCAAGAAGCAGCGCAGCTGTCTGCATTTTCAGCAGCAGTCGACAAGATTCTTTCGGTCCGCACTGACCCGATATCGGACTTTCAAATGTTCATCCCACCCAAACTTCACAGCCATCATATCCATCACTGGATTCACCTTTTACCAAAGGAGGATGTTAGGGTGTTGAAACTCGATAATTCGCAAAATTATGCTTGCTTACCTCCCTCATATCTTTATGATTTCGCAAATTTAAAAGAGTTAGGACTCTTTAAGTGGAGACTGAGCCCGCCACCTCAATCTAGATGCTTCTCTAATCTAGTCTCTGTTGATCTTATTAGTGTCTCGATCTTTGCTCCTGTATCATTTGGCACCCATCTCCAAGTTCTGAAATTGCACGGATGTACTGGCATTGAACATCTGGTCTtcatctattttaacaatctcaaAACGCTGATTATTG ATTTCATCCAGAGTAAATCTGTCAATTTGATCAGGCTTCTTAGCAATTGTACAAGAATCAATATCCTTGTCCTCAATGATTTTCTCCTTGAG ATATTGGGACCGGATCCCTTTACGGTGAAGACACATGCGACAAAGATGGTGAACTTGAAGACGCTAGATTTCTGTGTTCTTTCATTTATCTTGCTTCGGATTTCAAATTGTCTTTGCTTGATCAGAAATCTTCCCAACCTGCAAAAGCTTAGAGTAACACTG GATTTTAAAGAGACGAGATCAAATTCTGTAGACTCCGCAATTGAAAGTTATCTGGAAGCACTCGACTGGGAAGATGTGGTACTAAGCAAACTTCAAATTGTGCAAATACATGGTGTAATAGGTGTAAGATCCGAGCTtcaattttccaagattttacTCGCATCTTCCCCATCGCTTAAAGAGATTTCAGTTTTCTGCAACAGAGAAATAACTAGTTTCAATGAGAAAATGAGGATTAAACAAGAGTTCTTGCAGTTACCTAAAAAATCCCAGCAAGCACAACTTTTATGGCATGATTGGCTTCTTTAG